A section of the Chryseobacterium scophthalmum genome encodes:
- a CDS encoding aminotransferase class I/II-fold pyridoxal phosphate-dependent enzyme, producing MLNHLHSFQEALDKRKADQTLRILKPQSEGIDFYSNDYLGLARNEELRNLLLKQINDHPHLLSGSTGSRLISGNSKEVIETESFISKEHQNESALLFSSGYNANLALFSTLPNRHDTIIVDEKIHRSVHDACKMSHAKKLKFKHNDVGDLEQILKKQNGNCYVAIESLYSMDGDFAPIREIAEITKKYNAFLIVDEAHAFGVFEYGLVEKYQLQTMVLATVITYGKALGSHGAAILCDEVIKSYLVNFASPFIYTTAAQDIQWRSIKTGYEFLKINSNLSSSLQQNIKIFHQQNIRTPSSENSPIQAVLISDNHRLKDLQENLLNEGFLTYAVFSPTVKQGTERLRICLHSFNTEEEIIDMTTIIKGFI from the coding sequence ATGCTTAATCATCTTCATTCTTTTCAGGAGGCTCTGGATAAAAGAAAAGCAGATCAAACTTTAAGAATATTAAAACCTCAATCTGAAGGTATCGATTTTTATTCTAATGATTATTTGGGATTGGCAAGAAATGAAGAGTTACGAAATTTATTATTAAAACAGATTAATGATCATCCTCATTTGCTTTCAGGAAGTACCGGTTCGAGATTGATAAGTGGAAACAGTAAGGAAGTTATCGAAACAGAAAGCTTTATTTCAAAAGAGCATCAAAATGAATCTGCATTGCTTTTTTCTTCCGGATACAATGCCAATTTAGCTCTGTTTTCTACACTTCCGAATCGTCATGATACGATTATTGTTGATGAAAAAATTCACCGATCCGTACATGATGCCTGTAAGATGTCACATGCTAAAAAATTAAAATTTAAGCATAATGATGTTGGCGATTTGGAACAAATTTTAAAAAAACAAAACGGGAATTGTTATGTCGCGATCGAGAGTCTGTACTCAATGGATGGAGATTTTGCGCCAATTCGTGAAATTGCAGAAATCACTAAAAAATACAATGCTTTTTTGATTGTAGATGAAGCTCATGCTTTTGGTGTTTTTGAATATGGTTTGGTTGAAAAATATCAATTGCAAACAATGGTTTTGGCAACGGTCATTACTTACGGAAAAGCGCTTGGTTCACATGGTGCAGCAATTTTATGTGATGAGGTTATCAAATCTTATCTTGTGAATTTTGCATCACCATTTATTTACACAACTGCAGCTCAGGATATTCAATGGAGAAGTATAAAAACCGGATATGAATTTTTAAAAATAAATTCCAATTTATCTTCCAGTTTACAGCAAAATATCAAAATTTTTCATCAGCAAAATATAAGAACTCCGTCTTCGGAAAATAGTCCGATTCAGGCAGTTTTAATATCGGATAATCACCGTTTGAAAGATTTACAGGAAAATTTATTGAATGAGGGATTTTTAACCTATGCTGTTTTTAGTCCGACTGTAAAACAAGGAACAGAAAGACTGAGAATTTGCCTTCATAGCTTCAATACAGAAGAAGAAATTATTGATATGACTACAATTATTAAGGGGTTTATTTAA
- the bioD gene encoding dethiobiotin synthase translates to MDIKKEKLEIQNLQQKKLFVTGIGTEVGKTVCSSVLTKYFKADYWKPIQSGDLHFSDSMKIKEWVDENVVIHPERYRLKLAASPHQSALEEGVLINSNDFKLPETQNNLIVEGAGGLMVPISDDEFIIDLIEKLNLPVALVVRNYLGCINHTLLSLMALEQKNIKLEYLILNGSFPEDTERIICKNIQEETKIIRIPEIEKITKENIERITKQLEKI, encoded by the coding sequence ATGGATATAAAAAAAGAAAAATTAGAAATACAAAACTTACAACAAAAAAAACTTTTCGTCACAGGCATCGGAACCGAAGTCGGAAAAACTGTTTGTTCATCAGTTTTAACAAAATACTTTAAAGCCGATTATTGGAAACCTATTCAGTCTGGTGATCTACATTTTTCAGACAGTATGAAAATTAAAGAATGGGTAGATGAAAATGTGGTCATTCATCCTGAAAGATATCGATTGAAACTTGCGGCGTCACCTCATCAGTCGGCTTTGGAAGAAGGAGTTTTAATTAACAGCAATGATTTTAAACTTCCTGAAACTCAAAATAATTTAATTGTAGAAGGAGCGGGAGGATTGATGGTTCCAATTTCTGATGATGAATTCATTATTGATTTAATTGAAAAACTAAACCTTCCCGTTGCTTTGGTTGTGAGAAATTATTTAGGATGTATCAACCATACTTTATTATCACTGATGGCTTTAGAGCAAAAAAATATCAAGCTTGAATATTTGATCTTAAATGGAAGTTTCCCAGAAGATACAGAAAGAATAATTTGTAAAAACATTCAGGAGGAAACCAAAATTATAAGAATTCCCGAGATAGAAAAAATAACAAAAGAAAATATAGAACGTATTACAAAACAATTAGAAAAAATATGA